From the genome of Lentilactobacillus buchneri, one region includes:
- a CDS encoding MFS transporter encodes MDIRKEAAQANSKLSTLEKVSYSFTDMAGNLLYVSMSSYILYFYTDVFDIPVSAAGMIILIACIVDAVSAIFWGSIVDHTHTKWGQSRPYFLWLAVPFALSTFLAFTAPNISGVPKLLYAGITYVLAAGVIYTGIQTTISAILPNLTLDPNERIGANSYRMVGSLIGSFVNSTFTLPLVAFFGNGNDKHGFMMTIAIFGVAAIVLLITAFKNMRERVPVSQKSLPFKQSLKATVGNVPWYLLVISFATFWIAQADRNSFSTYYAKYNLGNAELAAVFSGLQVLGIISSISIPFIVKIANKTATMLIGLGIRAVGQTMMALVGGNFILVIVSWSIGVLGSALAMSMPFAMLADTVDFGEWKTGVRAPGFLTAVGSAFCIQLGSGFGSFIPSKILDMTGFVANKTQTPAASGAINFYFIWLPVIIYAIVAGIMVFYLKYEKMEPKIKADLVARAEQRDA; translated from the coding sequence ATGGATATCAGAAAAGAGGCTGCTCAGGCAAATTCAAAATTATCAACGCTTGAGAAAGTCAGTTATTCTTTCACCGATATGGCTGGAAACTTGCTCTACGTCAGCATGTCCAGTTATATTCTTTATTTTTATACGGATGTTTTTGACATTCCGGTTTCAGCAGCGGGCATGATTATCTTGATTGCCTGTATCGTTGATGCGGTCAGTGCGATTTTTTGGGGATCAATCGTTGACCACACGCATACTAAATGGGGGCAGAGCAGGCCATACTTTTTGTGGCTTGCCGTCCCTTTTGCGTTAAGCACCTTTTTGGCATTTACCGCACCAAATATTTCAGGCGTCCCCAAGCTCTTATATGCCGGGATTACTTATGTATTGGCGGCTGGAGTGATTTACACCGGCATCCAAACGACGATTTCCGCAATCCTGCCAAATTTAACCCTCGATCCCAACGAACGGATTGGCGCCAACTCTTACCGGATGGTCGGCAGTCTGATTGGGTCATTCGTGAACAGTACCTTTACCCTGCCGCTGGTAGCATTCTTTGGCAACGGTAATGACAAGCACGGCTTCATGATGACAATTGCCATCTTTGGCGTCGCAGCAATTGTCCTGCTGATCACGGCATTCAAGAACATGCGTGAACGGGTCCCGGTTAGCCAAAAATCACTGCCGTTCAAGCAAAGTTTAAAGGCAACTGTCGGCAACGTCCCTTGGTACCTCCTAGTGATTTCTTTTGCCACCTTTTGGATCGCCCAAGCTGATCGGAATAGTTTCTCGACCTACTATGCCAAATACAATCTGGGTAATGCCGAACTTGCCGCGGTATTCAGTGGTTTACAAGTTCTGGGGATCATCTCAAGCATTTCAATTCCGTTTATTGTTAAGATTGCCAACAAAACAGCAACCATGTTAATCGGCTTGGGAATTCGTGCTGTTGGCCAGACAATGATGGCGCTGGTTGGCGGCAACTTCATCTTGGTGATCGTTTCTTGGTCGATCGGCGTTTTGGGATCGGCTCTGGCAATGTCAATGCCATTTGCCATGTTGGCAGACACGGTCGACTTTGGCGAGTGGAAGACCGGTGTGCGGGCACCCGGCTTCTTAACCGCTGTGGGAAGCGCATTCTGTATCCAGCTAGGATCAGGCTTTGGCAGCTTTATTCCATCCAAAATCTTGGATATGACTGGCTTTGTCGCCAACAAGACCCAGACACCAGCAGCTTCAGGTGCGATTAACTTTTATTTTATCTGGCTGCCGGTTATCATCTACGCGATTGTCGCCGGCATTATGGTCTTTTATCTCAAGTATGAGAAGATGGAGCCAAAAATCAAAGCCGATCTTGTCGCGCGTGCTGAACAACGTGACGCCTAA
- a CDS encoding AI-2E family transporter, with amino-acid sequence MFERLKNSPLMFWSLEILIVVAIIWISTKINFVFSPIAIFFSTVFIPILLAGILFYMLNPIVNLITKIKFGKHQITRTWATTLVFLLLLGLVALAATVFIPKILNQLITLANQIPDAASQGQKLVDKLFKDMNSQQMLKKIDFTTLTNKLSANVNKYAETIFNGVTNGLGGIISAAANAVIIAVTVPVVLFYMLKDGYRLAPTIKKFLPERHREQTMDLLGKMSHTISKYISGQMIECLFVGTFTAIGYVIIGTPYALLLGVIAGICNIIPYLGPYIGIAPALIVSFSHGGLWSVVYNIIVVLIVQQIDGNLVYPNVIGKSLEIHPLTIIIILLAAGNIAGLMGMILAVPLYAVVKVVVVHMYNIYQLE; translated from the coding sequence ATGTTCGAACGATTAAAAAATTCCCCACTGATGTTTTGGTCACTAGAAATATTGATTGTGGTCGCCATCATCTGGATCTCTACGAAGATTAACTTTGTCTTTTCGCCAATTGCCATCTTCTTTTCCACGGTCTTTATTCCCATCTTGTTGGCGGGGATTTTATTTTACATGCTCAATCCAATTGTCAATTTGATTACCAAAATCAAATTCGGGAAGCACCAAATCACCAGAACCTGGGCAACCACGTTGGTGTTCTTACTCTTGTTGGGATTGGTTGCGTTAGCCGCAACCGTCTTTATTCCCAAAATTTTAAACCAGTTGATTACGTTGGCCAATCAGATTCCTGACGCTGCCAGCCAGGGTCAGAAGTTGGTCGATAAACTGTTTAAGGACATGAACTCTCAGCAGATGCTCAAGAAGATTGATTTTACGACCTTGACGAATAAGTTGTCGGCAAATGTCAATAAATATGCTGAAACGATTTTTAATGGCGTAACCAACGGCTTGGGGGGCATTATTTCTGCTGCCGCCAATGCGGTTATTATCGCCGTAACTGTGCCGGTGGTCCTGTTTTACATGCTTAAGGACGGCTATCGATTAGCCCCAACGATTAAGAAATTCCTGCCTGAACGTCACCGTGAACAGACCATGGATTTACTGGGCAAAATGAGCCACACCATTTCCAAATACATTTCCGGTCAGATGATTGAATGTTTGTTTGTCGGTACTTTCACGGCCATTGGCTATGTCATCATTGGCACGCCGTACGCCTTATTGTTAGGTGTGATTGCCGGGATCTGCAACATCATTCCTTACTTGGGCCCTTATATCGGAATTGCCCCGGCACTGATCGTTTCGTTTTCACACGGTGGCTTGTGGTCCGTGGTTTATAACATCATCGTGGTCCTCATTGTGCAACAAATCGACGGTAACCTGGTCTATCCAAACGTGATTGGAAAATCCCTGGAAATCCATCCACTGACGATCATCATCATCTTGCTGGCTGCTGGAAACATTGCCGGTCTGATGGGGATGATTCTGGCTGTTCCACTTTACGCAGTGGTCAAAGTAGTGGTTGTGCACATGTATAATATTTATCAACTGGAATAA
- a CDS encoding YihY/virulence factor BrkB family protein, translating to MKRLYEAVKNFIEIIIKRYSSGDVSDSAAVLAFYTLLSIFPIFFIVGSILNLFHIHITEVEVYLRPLFPDRIYSMLEPIINSTLQSGGASQLSVGLIVTIWSASRAIAAFQRSINKTYGVAADQTAISNRLISFVWMLVLVLALVVLMMVFAFGQMFFQWLTPILNVPGWILNLISTVKWPGTIAVSWLLLSLLFYFVPTAKVKFRYVWVGALIATLGLMLLAQAFTVYLKFFSQRIDAYKTIGTFIVLMFWLDFSGVIMLFGGVVNATIQEIRQGKIQEQEDAIENVWKRARKIRKHK from the coding sequence ATGAAACGATTATACGAAGCCGTTAAAAACTTTATCGAAATCATTATTAAACGCTATTCATCCGGAGACGTTTCCGATTCTGCCGCTGTGTTAGCGTTCTATACGTTGCTGTCGATTTTTCCAATTTTCTTCATTGTCGGCAGTATTTTGAACTTATTTCATATTCATATCACCGAAGTTGAAGTCTATCTGCGACCGCTGTTTCCTGATCGAATCTATTCCATGCTGGAACCGATCATCAATTCGACCTTGCAAAGTGGGGGTGCCAGCCAATTATCAGTTGGTTTAATTGTGACCATTTGGTCAGCCAGCCGGGCGATTGCGGCTTTTCAGCGCAGTATCAATAAAACGTACGGCGTTGCTGCCGACCAAACAGCGATCTCAAATCGGCTGATTTCCTTCGTTTGGATGCTGGTGTTGGTTCTCGCACTGGTTGTCTTGATGATGGTTTTTGCGTTTGGTCAGATGTTTTTTCAATGGTTAACGCCGATTTTGAACGTCCCGGGATGGATATTGAACCTGATCAGTACCGTTAAATGGCCAGGAACAATTGCCGTTTCCTGGCTGCTGTTAAGTCTGCTGTTTTATTTTGTCCCGACTGCCAAAGTTAAATTCCGCTATGTCTGGGTCGGTGCTTTGATCGCCACCTTGGGGTTGATGCTGTTGGCCCAAGCCTTCACCGTTTATCTGAAATTCTTCTCTCAGAGAATCGATGCTTATAAGACAATCGGAACTTTCATTGTCTTAATGTTCTGGCTGGACTTCTCCGGGGTCATCATGCTGTTTGGCGGGGTGGTCAATGCCACGATTCAAGAAATTCGCCAGGGCAAAATTCAGGAGCAGGAAGACGCCATTGAAAATGTTTGGAAACGGGCCCGCAAGATCAGGAAACATAAATGA
- a CDS encoding amino acid ABC transporter permease, with protein sequence MDIIKYLSIPDFFNAPLAFRSIPRILAGFPMSIGLTAISFILSLILGLFLTLAQLSHHKLLHYPARAFISFMRGVPMLVLLFIIYFGFRADALPAAVIAFTINCSAFVSEVYRSSFSAVDHGQWEAAYSLGLPYRKVISKIVFPQAFRIAIPALGNILLDLFKGTSLAAMITVSEMFMDAQIVAGANQDYMTIYITIAVVYWFFCWLMTIGQTQLERELAR encoded by the coding sequence TTGGATATTATTAAGTATTTATCAATTCCGGATTTTTTTAACGCACCATTAGCGTTTCGTTCAATTCCCAGAATTTTAGCGGGCTTTCCGATGTCGATTGGATTAACCGCGATCAGTTTTATTTTGTCATTAATACTGGGATTGTTCTTAACGCTGGCCCAATTAAGTCACCACAAATTGTTGCACTATCCCGCGCGGGCATTTATTTCCTTTATGCGCGGAGTGCCGATGCTGGTCTTGCTGTTCATTATTTACTTTGGCTTTCGAGCCGATGCATTGCCGGCCGCGGTGATTGCTTTTACGATCAACTGTAGTGCCTTTGTGTCCGAGGTGTATCGTTCATCGTTTAGTGCGGTTGATCACGGTCAGTGGGAGGCAGCTTACTCGCTGGGCTTACCATACCGAAAAGTCATTTCCAAGATTGTTTTCCCACAAGCTTTTCGAATTGCGATTCCGGCGTTGGGAAATATTTTGCTGGATCTGTTCAAAGGGACTTCGCTGGCGGCGATGATTACAGTCAGTGAAATGTTTATGGACGCTCAGATTGTTGCCGGTGCCAATCAGGATTACATGACCATTTACATCACGATTGCAGTGGTTTATTGGTTCTTCTGCTGGCTGATGACGATTGGTCAAACCCAGTTGGAACGGGAGTTGGCTCGATAA
- a CDS encoding GtrA family protein, with the protein MIDRLKKLYDKYEELIAYAFWGVATTVVNVAVFAALHLFTSWNYIINASIAWFLSVLFSYLTNKAYVFHSPSKSLKSDFFEMVSFFGGRIATLLLEFVMLWIGITLMHQNQILVKITENIVVIAINYFWSKLLVFNHKDQPKQGR; encoded by the coding sequence ATGATTGATCGATTGAAGAAGCTATATGATAAATACGAAGAACTCATTGCATACGCTTTTTGGGGTGTTGCAACAACCGTGGTTAATGTCGCTGTCTTTGCTGCGCTCCACCTATTCACCAGTTGGAATTACATTATCAACGCATCAATTGCGTGGTTTCTCAGCGTTTTATTTTCATACCTCACCAATAAAGCTTATGTTTTCCATTCTCCTTCAAAATCCTTGAAAAGCGATTTTTTCGAAATGGTTTCCTTTTTTGGTGGCAGAATCGCGACATTGTTATTAGAATTTGTAATGCTTTGGATTGGTATCACGCTCATGCATCAAAATCAAATATTAGTTAAAATTACTGAAAACATTGTCGTAATTGCGATTAATTATTTCTGGTCAAAATTATTGGTCTTTAATCACAAAGATCAGCCCAAGCAAGGACGGTGA
- the wecB gene encoding non-hydrolyzing UDP-N-acetylglucosamine 2-epimerase, with the protein MKPIKVMTIFGTRPEAIKMAPIILLMQQHLDEFQPITVVSAQHREMLDQVLDVFHITPDYDLNIMKQGQSLSDITTRVITELDPIIEKAQPDIILVHGDTTTTFSASISAFYHQIKIGHVEAGLRTWNKLSPYPEEMNRQLTDVLADLYFAPTSLSRDNLLKENHPDQNIFVTGNTAIDALKQTVTENYQHSVFDELKENSKMILLTMHRRENQGEPMRRTFEAIKEVLANHPDVEVVYPVHLSPAVQKVAHEVFDGVKAVHLIEPLDVLDFHNMSARSYFIMTDSGGVQEEAPSLKKPVLVLRDTTERPEGIQAGTLRLVGTDPKVVKSEMERLLDDPKEYQKMAEAKNPYGDGHAAERILKAIRDQFN; encoded by the coding sequence ATGAAACCAATAAAAGTAATGACCATCTTTGGCACCCGGCCAGAGGCAATCAAGATGGCCCCGATTATCCTACTGATGCAGCAGCATTTAGACGAATTCCAACCCATTACGGTTGTGTCCGCACAACACCGAGAGATGCTCGATCAGGTGCTGGATGTATTTCATATCACGCCGGACTATGATTTAAACATTATGAAACAGGGCCAGTCCTTGAGCGACATTACCACCCGGGTCATTACCGAACTGGATCCGATTATTGAAAAGGCCCAGCCTGATATTATCTTGGTCCATGGCGATACCACCACGACCTTCTCTGCCAGTATCAGTGCCTTTTATCACCAAATTAAAATTGGCCACGTGGAGGCCGGGCTGCGTACTTGGAACAAGCTCTCACCGTATCCTGAAGAAATGAACCGGCAATTGACCGATGTGTTGGCAGACTTATATTTTGCACCCACGTCATTAAGTCGGGATAATTTACTTAAAGAAAATCATCCGGATCAAAATATTTTTGTCACCGGCAATACTGCCATCGATGCCCTCAAGCAGACGGTGACCGAAAACTACCAACATTCTGTGTTTGATGAACTGAAGGAAAACTCGAAGATGATTCTCTTAACCATGCATCGCAGGGAAAACCAGGGTGAACCGATGCGCCGAACGTTTGAAGCCATTAAAGAAGTCTTGGCGAACCATCCAGACGTCGAAGTGGTTTATCCGGTTCACCTAAGCCCAGCGGTACAAAAAGTGGCTCATGAAGTCTTTGACGGCGTCAAGGCAGTTCATTTGATTGAACCGTTGGATGTTTTGGACTTCCATAACATGTCCGCTCGGAGTTACTTTATTATGACCGATTCCGGTGGTGTGCAGGAAGAAGCCCCGTCGCTTAAGAAACCGGTGTTGGTCCTTCGAGACACCACGGAACGACCCGAGGGTATTCAGGCTGGGACCTTGCGGTTGGTTGGAACCGATCCCAAAGTTGTTAAGTCAGAGATGGAGCGCCTGCTTGACGATCCCAAAGAATACCAGAAAATGGCTGAAGCCAAGAACCCATACGGGGATGGTCATGCCGCCGAACGAATCCTAAAAGCGATCCGAGACCAGTTCAACTAA
- the tagD gene encoding glycerol-3-phosphate cytidylyltransferase produces the protein MKKVITYGTFDLLHKGHVRLLKRAKALGDHLTVCLSSDEFNAEKGKKAYTSYEDRKYILEAIKYVDEVIPETNWDQKIHDVQDRDIDVFVMGDDWKGKFDFLKDYCEVVYLPRTEGISTTKIKEDLGLTDTEDWKA, from the coding sequence ATGAAAAAAGTAATTACGTATGGAACGTTTGATTTGCTGCATAAAGGCCACGTTCGTCTGCTCAAGCGGGCAAAGGCGTTGGGTGACCACCTGACAGTGTGCTTGTCATCAGATGAGTTTAACGCTGAGAAGGGCAAGAAAGCATACACGTCATACGAAGACCGCAAATACATTCTTGAAGCCATCAAATACGTTGATGAAGTGATTCCAGAAACCAACTGGGATCAAAAAATTCACGACGTCCAGGACCGAGACATTGATGTCTTCGTGATGGGTGATGACTGGAAAGGGAAGTTTGACTTCTTAAAGGATTATTGCGAAGTCGTATACCTCCCAAGAACGGAAGGTATTTCAACCACCAAGATCAAAGAAGATTTAGGCTTAACGGATACCGAGGATTGGAAAGCTTAA
- a CDS encoding ISL3 family transposase, producing MSNDTTKMLLGIDDEHLIIEEGQVGDDGVIRLVGSLNYTPKACRNCGIINDHQIIGYGWRKTTIRFAKTLGSTVILCLNRRNFHCKACHTNFLAQTNAVPKHCTISNTTRKQCLEKLTEPVSLKHIADELSTSDSFVGRQLLRAERDFQTNWHYLPKVLLMDEVKSTKSATDAMSFEFMDAETHELIDLLPFRTIYQLQKYFQHYDQAARENVKIIVTDMNYTYPKLVGQIFPNAIVVIDPFHLVNALNRAFNKTRVRLMKTLATSSREYHALKRYWKLLLTPENHLNYEAFRKWTNFPYPATATDVVDALLDIDPELKQTYNVMNRLRETIKNRDWPNYNQVFHHLEGCSEEMLATLQTLATHHDEIGNTFTHHYTNGPLEGSNNKIKVIKRTGFGYRNFFRFRLRVLFAFRVHTKRALITK from the coding sequence ATGTCAAATGATACTACGAAAATGTTGTTAGGAATAGATGATGAACACTTAATAATTGAGGAAGGACAAGTGGGTGATGATGGAGTGATTCGATTGGTGGGGTCCCTAAACTACACCCCCAAGGCATGCCGCAATTGTGGGATTATCAATGATCACCAAATTATTGGCTATGGTTGGCGGAAGACCACCATTAGATTCGCAAAAACATTGGGCAGCACCGTTATCCTGTGTCTCAATCGGCGAAACTTTCACTGTAAGGCTTGTCATACCAATTTCCTGGCGCAGACGAATGCGGTGCCGAAACACTGCACGATTTCAAATACGACCCGCAAACAATGCTTAGAAAAACTGACCGAACCGGTTTCGCTCAAACACATTGCCGATGAGTTATCCACTTCGGATTCATTCGTTGGTCGGCAGCTCTTGCGCGCTGAACGGGACTTTCAAACCAACTGGCACTATTTACCAAAAGTTCTCCTCATGGACGAAGTTAAAAGCACTAAGAGCGCCACCGACGCGATGAGCTTTGAATTTATGGACGCGGAAACCCACGAATTGATCGACCTGTTACCCTTTAGGACCATCTATCAGCTTCAAAAGTATTTCCAGCATTACGACCAGGCTGCGCGAGAAAATGTGAAAATTATCGTCACCGATATGAACTATACCTATCCCAAATTGGTGGGGCAGATCTTTCCGAACGCCATCGTTGTCATCGATCCGTTCCACTTGGTTAACGCTTTAAATCGAGCTTTTAATAAGACGCGGGTGCGCCTCATGAAAACCCTGGCGACTTCCTCACGCGAGTATCACGCCCTAAAACGCTATTGGAAACTATTATTAACGCCGGAAAATCACCTCAACTACGAAGCTTTCCGTAAGTGGACAAACTTCCCTTATCCAGCGACTGCCACTGATGTGGTTGATGCTTTATTGGACATTGATCCCGAGCTCAAGCAAACTTACAACGTGATGAATCGGTTACGTGAAACCATCAAAAACCGTGATTGGCCCAACTATAATCAAGTATTCCATCACTTAGAGGGCTGCTCGGAAGAGATGTTGGCAACCCTCCAGACCCTAGCGACTCATCATGATGAAATTGGCAATACCTTTACTCACCATTACACCAACGGGCCCTTAGAAGGTTCAAACAACAAGATTAAAGTCATTAAACGCACTGGATTTGGTTACCGAAACTTCTTCAGATTCCGGCTAAGAGTGCTGTTCGCTTTTCGAGTTCATACAAAAAGAGCTCTAATCACCAAGTGA
- the ntdP gene encoding nucleoside tri-diphosphate phosphatase — protein sequence MPRLQKLPGEGQFIAIQSYKHDGSLHRVWRDTMVLKTSENSLIGCNNHTLVTEDDGRHWVTREPALVYFHKHYWFNVVAMIRDDGIAYYCNLASPYVLDKEALKYIDYDLDVKVFPDGRRKLLDADEYLAFSKRWNYGPEIDHILKRNVRILVDWIENEKGPFSKEFIAIWYERYLELARQNK from the coding sequence ATGCCACGACTTCAAAAATTACCTGGAGAAGGTCAGTTTATTGCGATTCAAAGCTACAAGCATGATGGTAGCCTGCATCGCGTTTGGCGGGATACGATGGTACTAAAGACGAGTGAGAATTCGTTGATTGGATGTAACAACCATACCCTGGTGACTGAGGACGATGGTCGCCATTGGGTCACTCGAGAACCGGCGCTGGTCTATTTTCATAAGCATTACTGGTTCAACGTGGTGGCAATGATTCGAGATGATGGGATTGCTTACTATTGCAATCTGGCATCACCTTATGTTTTGGATAAAGAAGCTTTAAAATATATTGATTATGATTTGGACGTCAAAGTCTTTCCAGACGGCCGGCGCAAATTACTGGATGCCGATGAATATTTGGCCTTCAGTAAGCGTTGGAATTATGGCCCAGAGATTGATCACATCTTAAAACGCAATGTCCGCATTCTCGTTGATTGGATTGAAAATGAGAAGGGACCCTTTTCCAAAGAATTTATCGCCATTTGGTACGAACGCTATTTGGAACTGGCTCGTCAAAATAAATAA
- a CDS encoding flavodoxin gives MITAHVVYATITGNNEDIADIVTEALEDADVQVEETEISQTDPSVFENVDICVVCPYTYDEGALPEEGMDFYDDLSDLDLKGKIFGVAGSGDVFYEEFYNTSVDKFEEAFEKTGATKGAESVKINLEPDQKDIEKLDQFTAELVAKVNQ, from the coding sequence ATGATTACTGCTCATGTAGTTTACGCAACAATTACCGGCAACAATGAAGATATTGCCGACATCGTGACTGAAGCATTGGAAGATGCGGATGTTCAAGTCGAAGAAACCGAAATTTCTCAAACTGACCCGTCCGTTTTTGAAAACGTCGATATTTGTGTTGTCTGCCCTTACACCTATGATGAGGGGGCTTTGCCCGAAGAAGGAATGGACTTTTACGATGATCTCTCCGACCTCGATCTAAAGGGTAAGATCTTTGGGGTCGCAGGTTCAGGGGACGTTTTTTATGAGGAATTTTACAACACATCGGTTGATAAATTCGAAGAGGCGTTTGAAAAGACTGGGGCTACCAAAGGCGCAGAGAGTGTCAAGATTAATTTGGAACCCGACCAAAAAGATATCGAAAAGTTGGATCAGTTTACCGCCGAACTGGTTGCCAAAGTCAATCAATAA
- the recX gene encoding recombination regulator RecX, which produces MAKTITKIEAQKRKGRFNVYVDGQYAFPISEEVFIKYRVFKGMELDDQLIETLKNADNISKLHSRALNYLAHNLRTEYEVRQKLAELTEDEDAIDQVIDILADQTLIDDQRYADSFVRTVVRERKNGPDWIRRHLKDKHVASDQAENSLNQYYPAQEVIEIGGEVAEKQLKRYRRDSAKMAINKTKELLMRRGFPYGDIEEIMNQVDTSDMATKDQAVIDQVAEKYWRQYRKLQPYERNQKVKQALFRKGFLMDDITIALAKLTE; this is translated from the coding sequence ATGGCAAAAACAATTACTAAAATTGAAGCCCAGAAACGTAAAGGCCGCTTCAACGTCTATGTGGACGGTCAATACGCCTTTCCAATCAGTGAAGAAGTCTTCATCAAATATCGGGTTTTCAAGGGAATGGAACTGGACGATCAATTAATCGAAACCCTGAAAAATGCCGATAACATTTCCAAACTTCACAGCCGGGCGCTGAATTATCTCGCTCACAACCTGCGAACCGAGTACGAAGTCAGACAAAAGCTCGCTGAGCTGACTGAAGACGAGGACGCCATCGATCAAGTCATTGATATCCTGGCTGATCAAACCTTAATTGACGATCAACGATACGCAGACAGCTTTGTTCGGACGGTGGTCCGTGAACGCAAAAATGGCCCGGATTGGATTCGGCGTCATTTGAAAGACAAACACGTTGCTTCCGACCAGGCAGAAAATTCGCTGAACCAATATTATCCGGCTCAAGAGGTCATTGAAATTGGCGGTGAAGTTGCCGAAAAACAGTTGAAACGCTATCGCCGCGATTCTGCCAAAATGGCCATCAACAAGACCAAGGAGCTTTTGATGCGTCGGGGGTTCCCTTATGGTGATATTGAGGAGATTATGAATCAAGTCGATACTTCCGACATGGCAACAAAGGATCAAGCGGTTATTGATCAAGTCGCAGAAAAGTATTGGCGCCAGTATCGCAAACTTCAGCCCTATGAACGCAATCAAAAAGTAAAACAGGCACTTTTCCGGAAAGGCTTTTTGATGGATGACATCACAATTGCCCTGGCGAAGCTGACTGAATAA
- a CDS encoding glycosyltransferase family 2 protein gives MKTISLIVPCYNEEPTVELFYNTTEKVFDKLNASHEEHYHPDYLFINDGSADKTLDVMRRLHSQHPDEVHYISFSRNFGKESAFAAGLANAHGDYVAVMDVDLQDPPELLLQMVDILEDPKQDYDVVGCVQTSRKQNPIRAFLSASFYKIINRMSKVQMKQNVRDYRLMSRKYVDAILKLPEYNRFSKGLFSWVGFKTKYLEYEGVPRAAGETSWSIFQLFEYSMEAIVDFSDVPLKLATFVGILTFFLSIIGLFFVVIRALFFGGSVNGWASMVSIILFLSGVQLFSLGILGTYVGKIYLETKHRPKFVIAEKR, from the coding sequence TTGAAAACGATCAGTCTAATTGTTCCTTGTTATAATGAGGAGCCAACGGTTGAACTTTTCTACAACACGACAGAAAAAGTATTCGATAAATTAAACGCGTCCCATGAAGAGCACTACCACCCTGACTATCTGTTCATCAACGACGGTTCGGCAGATAAAACGCTGGACGTGATGCGGCGGCTTCATTCACAGCACCCAGACGAAGTCCATTACATTTCATTTTCAAGAAACTTCGGTAAAGAGTCGGCATTTGCTGCCGGCTTAGCCAACGCCCATGGCGATTATGTCGCTGTGATGGATGTCGACCTGCAGGATCCACCGGAATTATTGCTGCAAATGGTCGATATTTTGGAAGATCCTAAACAAGATTATGACGTCGTCGGCTGTGTCCAAACCAGCCGGAAACAGAATCCCATCAGAGCGTTTCTTTCAGCAAGTTTCTACAAGATCATCAACAGAATGTCAAAGGTCCAGATGAAACAAAACGTCCGTGACTACCGCTTAATGAGCCGCAAGTACGTTGACGCCATCTTAAAGCTGCCCGAATACAATCGCTTTAGCAAGGGGCTTTTCTCTTGGGTTGGTTTCAAAACCAAATACCTTGAGTACGAAGGGGTTCCTCGGGCTGCCGGGGAGACTTCCTGGTCGATTTTCCAGTTATTTGAATACTCGATGGAAGCGATCGTCGACTTTTCGGATGTGCCGTTAAAATTAGCGACTTTTGTCGGCATCCTGACCTTCTTCTTGTCCATTATCGGCCTGTTCTTCGTTGTCATTCGGGCCCTGTTCTTTGGCGGATCCGTCAATGGTTGGGCATCAATGGTCTCGATTATCCTGTTCCTAAGTGGTGTTCAACTGTTTAGTTTAGGAATTTTGGGAACTTATGTCGGTAAAATTTATCTGGAAACCAAACATCGTCCTAAATTTGTAATTGCGGAGAAACGTTAA